The following coding sequences lie in one Lepidochelys kempii isolate rLepKem1 chromosome 18, rLepKem1.hap2, whole genome shotgun sequence genomic window:
- the HES5 gene encoding transcription factor HES-5 — MAPNTISLEILTSKEKNRLRKPIVEKLRRDRINSSIEQLKLLLEEEFQRHQPNSKLEKADILEMTVSYLKYSQNFAPTSTSLQQDYSEGYSWCLKEALQFLSLHSANTETQMKLLCHFQRPKVTAKDSNSPAPSSAAHQISAKQAALKPTSRLWRPW, encoded by the exons ATGGCACCCAATACTATCTCACTGGAAATCTTAACATCCAAAGAGAAAAACAGA CTGAGAAAGCCGATTGTAGAGAAGCTGCGCCGGGACCGGATTAACAGTAGCATCGAGCAGCTGAAACTCCTGCTGGAGGAGGAGTTCCAGAGACACCAGCCCAACTCCAAGCTGGAGAAAGCTGACATCCTGGAGATGACTGTCAGCTACCTAAAATACAGTCAAA ATTTTGCACCCACTTCTACAAGCCTGCAGCAGGATTACAGTGAAGGGTATTCCTGGTGCCTCAAAGAGGCTCTGCAGTTCTTGTCTCTCCATTCTGCAAACACAGAAACGCAGATGAAACTGCTGTGCCACTTCCAAAGGCCTAAAGTTACAGCCAAGGACTCAAATTCTCCAGCTCCATCCTCTGCAGCCCACCAAATATCTGCAAAACAAGCAGCACTGAAACCCACCAGCAGACTTTGGAGGCCCTGGTAG
- the LOC140899948 gene encoding transcription factor HES-5-like — MAPSNSFMAQVEEKLLPKEKNKLRKPVVEKMRRDRINSSIEQLKLLLEKEFRRHQPNSKLEKADILEVAVGYLKQQSQLQTQMFSQKSPEQDFNTGYLECLKEALHFLSYCEPKKEAQARLIKHFCKAQTIPDNLCSTPMHSPPSLPCLVPRKHPSQKNIPVTVAAIWRPW; from the exons ATGGCTCCCAGCAACAGCTTCATGGCCCAGGTGGAGGAGAAACTGCTGCCAAAAGAGAAGAATAAA CTGAGGAAGCCGGTGGTGGAGAAAATGCGCCGGGACCGGATTAACAGCAGCATCGAGCAACTGAAACTCCTGCTGGAGAAGGAGTTCCGGAGACACCAGCCCAACTCCAAGCTGGAGAAAGCCGATATCCTGGAAGTGGCAGTCGGCTACTTGAAACAGCAGAGCCAGCTGCAGACACAAA TGTTCAGTCAAAAGAGCCCAGAACAGGATTTTAACACTGGTTACCTGGAGTGCCTGAAGGAAGCTCTGCATTTCCTCTCCTACTGTGAGCCTAAGAAGGAAGCTCAGGCCCGGCTGATCAAGCATTTCTGCAAAGCTCAGACGATTCCAGACAACCTATGCTCAACCCCCATGCATAGCCCACCTTCACTGCCATGTCTGGTACCCAGGAAGCATCCTTCCCAGAAGAATATCCCTGTGACTGTTGCTGCTATCTGGAGACCATGGTAG